A single region of the Salmo salar chromosome ssa16, Ssal_v3.1, whole genome shotgun sequence genome encodes:
- the LOC106573721 gene encoding LOW QUALITY PROTEIN: cholesteryl ester transfer protein (The sequence of the model RefSeq protein was modified relative to this genomic sequence to represent the inferred CDS: substituted 1 base at 1 genomic stop codon), with product MDKCLMTLPVLLLFLGLVGISRSCLNPVSAYRFTGAVCRLTYSAAMVLNEKTTKVIQAAFQHAKYPSINSEKSILFVGKVKYGLTNLEIHNLSIGRSEFELKPVKGIEIAISNVSAVFKGTIQYEYGSWLVNVGHSVDFEIESHIDLGINPKLYCGKEKVAADTSVCYLTFHKLNLLLQGDKEPGWLKRLFTDFITFTGKLVIKSQVRNVFAXLPICKEINNVANILADFIQERAEQFLSDGDISMNIGVTSAPVITSHYIESYHKGLAKYNNVTAVINASVFHPSQLTEDRMLYFWISDEVFNTLITASHQDGRFVLNISGLELTELYEVYLSSEMSEFLSQLLSSEEPFLRVWSVSVPQMWTTPLGTSVRALAAVKLTSGAEDIPGLYFETFSHMLFS from the exons ATGGATAAGTGTTTGATGACACTCCCAGTCCTGCTGCTGTTCCTGGGCCTGGTTGGGATATCCCGCTCCTGTCTGAATCCTGTCTCTGCATACAGATTCACTGGGGCTGTCTGTAGGCTGACCTACTCTGCAGCAATGGTCT TAAATGAGAAGACCACCAAGGTGATCCAGGCTGCATTCCAGCATGCCAAATATCCAAGCATCAACAGCGAGAAGTCTATTCTCTTTGTTGGAAAGGTTAAATATGGGCTTACCAA TCTGGAGATCCATAACCTGTCGATTGGGCGGAGTGAGTTTGAGCTGAAGCCAGTTAAAGGCATTGAGATTGCTATCTCCAACGTGTCTGCTGTTTTCAAGGGAACCATCCAGTATGAATATGGCAGCTGGCT TGTCAACGTGGGCCATTCAGTAGATTTTGAAATTGAGTCACATATTGATCTCGGCATTAACCCCAAACTTT ATTGTGGAAAAGAGAAAGTTGCCGCAGATACCTCAGTCTGTTACCTCACCTTCCACAAGCTCAATCTCCTGCTGCAGGGAGACAAAGA ACCTGGCTGGCTGAAGAGGCTGTTTACAGACTTTATCACCTTCACAGGGAAGTTGGTTATTAAAAGCCAGGTGA GGAATGTATTTGCTTAATTGCCGATCTGCAAGGAGATCAATAATGTGGCAAACATACTGGCTGACTTTATACAGGAACGAGCAG AGCAATTCCTTAGTGATGGTGACATCAGCATGAATATTGGTGTAACTTCTGCCCCTGTCATCACATCACATTACATTGAATCATATCACAAG GGTCTGGCCAAATACAACAATGTGACAGCTGTCATCAATGCCTCTGTATTCCACCCCAGCCAGCTGACAGAGGACCGCATGCTTTACTTTTGGATCTCTGATGAGGTCTTCAACACCTTAATTACAGCTTCCCACCAAGATGGACGTTTTGTCCTCAACATCTCTGGCCTGGAGCTCACA GAACTTTACGAAGTGTATTTGTCAAGCGAAATGTCAGAGTTCCTAAGCCAG TTACTCTCCTCTGAGGAGCCATTTCTGAGGGTGTGGAGTGTGTCAGTGCCTCAAATGTGGACGACCCCACTGGGCACCTCTGTTAGAGCTTTGGCTGCAGTGAAGCTGACCAGTGGAGCTGAGGACATCCCAGGACTTTACTTTGAGACGTTCAGCCATATGTTGTTTTCATGA